TGGCGGAAGAATGATGGCGAAGATCATCTTGATGGGGTCTGTTGCGGTAAGCGCCATGATGGCTCCTCAGAGTCGATTCGGTGAGTGCCTTCAGTTTAGGTCGTGATGCGAAACAGGCCAGCACCGAATGGCACCGAGTCGCCGTAACAAGTGTTCAACTATTGTCCCGACACGACCCACCATTGGGCGGGCCGTGTGTGACAGGGATGGAACGTCAGAACTGATAATCTTCCTCGAAGAGATTGGCCCTGGCGTCGCGCATGACATCCTCACAGGCAGCTTGATGGGCGAGCTGGGTGAGCAGGCTCTGGGTCACTTCAAAGCCCTTGCCCAGGCAGGTGTCGACCTCCTGACGGCTGACTTGGGGCATTACGTTGCAATCGATCTTGATCGTTCTTCCGCCACTATCCAGCTTGTCGGCTAGCGCACGCATGCGCCAGGCAAGTCGCGATTGCCAGCTAGCTGATTCTTCCACGCCTTCGTTTACGCTAAACGTGCAGTGCCATTCAGGTTTGTATACCTTCATGAGAACCTCCTGGGCTGGTCTGGTAGGAATGTTCGATCGTGGTTTCTGCTCCGTATTGGCAACTGTTGCAGAATCATCATACAGGCTTTCGGCTGCCGGGATAGAGTGGCAACATGGCCCGCCAAAGCGATTGGTTAAAGTAAATCGTCCCCCTGCCGAAGGATGTCATGAGGAATAAGAGAAAAACATTCAGCAGGGGGGCGGATGCGGTTATCGATTGATCGGCACGGTGGCAAGCGCGTAGGGCGGTGGCTGCTGATCGTGGCGCTTGGCTTGCTCTCCTCCAGCTGCGCAATGATGGCGCCTGCGCCACCGCAGGATCAGAGCAACATCTGCGAGATCTTTCGCGAGCAGCCCTCCTGGTATGACTACGCCCGCGCGTCGCAGGAAGCGTGGGGCACGCCCATTGCGACGCAGATGTCGTTCATTCAGCAGGAGTCCTCGTTTCGCAGCCATGTCCGACCCGACCGCAAGCGAATCCTATGGATATTCCCCGGTCCGCGTCACTCATCGGCACGGGGTTATGCCCAGGCGCAGGATCCGGTCTGGGGCGAGTACCAGGCCGATGCCGGGCGTCTCTTTGCCCGCCGCACCCATATGAAACACGCCACCGACTTCGTCGGCTGGTATAACGCACGCACGCACCGGCAGCTTGGCATTTCGCTCTACAATCCCGAGCATCTCTACCTTGCCTATCATGAGGGAGCCGGTGGCTACCGCCGCGGCACCTACCGAAGCAAGCCCCACGTCATGCAGGCCGCAAGCCAGGTGAGTTCGCGGGCCAGCCGCTACCAGTCGCAGCTGGCCTCCTGCGAGTCCGAATTCCGCTGCCGCCACTTCTACCAGATCTGGCCCTTCTGCCGAGCGTAAGGGAGGACGAAGGGGCGACGCAGAGCAGGGTTCAGCGGCGGAAGGACTCTGCCAGTTGCTGGCGCCGATACTCGCCCTGGCGCTCGAACATCCAGCCGGGGTACTCCGCGGGCAGGGCGCTTACGCGGTCGAGTTCGGCAAGCTCATCGCCACTTAGCGTGATGTTGATAGCGGCGATATTGTCGTCGAGTTGGTCGGTGCGCTTGGCGCCGATGATCACGCTGGTCACGGCCCGCTGATGCAGCAGCCAGGCCAGGGCGATCTGGGCGACGGAGACGCCGTGCGCCTCGGCGATTCTACGCATTGCGTCGATGGCGTCATAGGCGCGTTCGATGTCCACCGGTGGGAAATCGAAGCTGGTACGGCGGCTGCCGGCCTCGGCCTGGCCGTCGCGGCTGTATTTACCGCTAAGCAGGCCACCCGCCAGTGGGCTCCATACCATCAAGCCAACGTTCTCGCTCTCGAGCATGGGAATGAGTTCGCGCTCCAGATCACGACCGGCCAGGGTGTAGTACGCCTGGAGCGATTCGAAGCGGGCCAGGTTCTGGCGCTCGGCAATGCCTTGCGCCTTCATGATCTGCCACGCCGCCCAGTTGGAGACGCCGATATAACGCACATGGCCATGCTGTACCAGTACGTCCAGGGCGCGCATGGTCTCCTCGATCGGGGTGGCCGGATCGAAGCCATGGATCTGGTAGAGATCGATATGGTCGAGTTGCAGCCGCTTCAGGCTGGCCTTCACCGCCTCCATGATGTGGTAACGCGATGTGCCTCGTGAATTGACGCCCCGGCTGCCGGTCTCGCCAAAGGCCTTGGTCGCGACCACGACCTCGTCGCGGGGCACCTTGAGATTCTTCAGTGCCTGGCCGGTGATGACTTCCGACTGCCCCAGGGAGTAGACGTCGGCGGTATCGATGAAATTGATGCCCGAATCTAGGGCCCTGCCGATCAGTTTGTCGGCGTCGCCCTGTTGCAGATCACCGATCTGGCCCCACAGTTCGCCTTCGCCACCGAAGGTCATGGTGCCAAGGCAGAGTTCGGAGACGAACAGACCGGTATTGCCGAATTTTCTGTAACGCATGGAAGACTCCTGCTGGGTACGATGGGCGATATGCAAGTATGGTTCACCGTAGCGGAGCCGCTAGCATGATCCTGTCGGGAATCTGCCTATTCCTCTTGAAAGTCAATCGAGCGCTACCTTTTCCAATCTCGCCGTAAGGCGCTCCAGTAACTGTCCGCCATGGCGCCAGAAGTGCCAATGGAGCGGGACGCTCAGTTGTTTACCGGGGGCTAGGCTCGCCAGGGTGCCTTGCGCCAGCTGCGCTTGCACTTGCCGGGTCGGCATCATGCCGTAGCCGATGCCTGCTTCCGCCAGCCGCACGAAGCCCTCCGAGGAGGGGCAAAGGTGATAAGGGAAGCTCCCGCGATAGCCGCATTGGGCCAGGAAGCGATGCTGCAGCTGATCGTGAGGGCCGAACACGATGGCCGGCGCCGAGCCAAACGCCCGCTCGGTGGGGCCATCGGGAAAATGGCGCGAGATATAGTCCGGCGAGGCGAGCGGCTGATAGACCATGTGCCCGATTGCGATGCATCGGGCGCCAGCGATGGCTTGGTCGCTACTGCACAGGCAAGCCGCGACATCGCCATCGCGCAAGCGCTTTAGACCCACGTCCTGATCCTCGATGACCATGTCCAGTAGTACCCCTTCCGAGCGGCACAGCTCGCCGATCGCCGCCGCCCACCAGGTGCCTAGGCTGTCGGCATTCAGGGCGATGCGCAGCCTTGGTGTGGTCGCCACCAAGGAGGGCAGGGCATCGCGAAGATCCCACTCCAGCAGCTGCACCTGTTGAAAGTGGTTGAGCAACCGCTGCCCGGTCGGGGTGGCCTGAAGGGTCGGATGACGCACCAAGACCGACTGGCCGATTCGCCCTTCTAGCAAGCGGATGCGCTGTGACACCGCCGACTGCGTCAGCCCCAATGCTGCGCCGGCGCGCTCGAAGCCATCGTGCTCGATCACCGTGGCTAGCGCCTCGAGAAGCTTGTAGTCCAGCATAAGCAGTTTTAATGCACCATTAGCAGGATGAATTTTTAGTATATATATGGTCCGTTATACTTGCCGCTTCACACAGGAGCGAACCATGTTGACGAGTTACCTCACCGGGCTGCTGGTTTGTGGCGGCATTATTGTCGCGATTGGTGCTCAGAATACTTATGTGTTGGGCCAGGCAATCCGTCGCGAGCACCAGTGGTGGTCGGCGTGCCTATGCATGTGTACGGATATCCTGCTGTTCACCATGGGGATGCTGGGAGTGAGCGCCGCGCTGATGGCCTTGCCCGAAGCGGTCGAGGTACTGCGCTGGGTGGGGGTGCTGTTTCTGGGCTGGCTGGCGGTTCAGGCGTTCAAGCGCGCTTTCACGGGGGCGCACGGGCTGGCGGCTCAACGAAGAGAACGACGCAGCTTGAAGGCGGTGGTGGTGACGACACTTGCGGTGACGCTGCTGAATCCTCATGTCTATCTGGACACGCTCTTGCTGATTCCTGCCATAGGTGCCCAGCAGGAGAGCCCCACCGTTTTCCTGGCCGGCGCGGGGAGTGCTTCCGTCCTATGGTTCGCACTACTGGCTTGGGGGGGAGCGACCTTGGCTCCATGGCTCTCCAAGCCGGCCGTATGGCGGATGATCGATGGCTTGATCGGCACGATGATGGCCATGATCGCCCTCCAGCTTGCGATCAATGGCGTCTAGATCGACCATTAGGGCTTTGATACAGGGAGATGAGCATGCCTATCGTAACTATTCAGCAGTTTCCGCGTTCGGTCGAACAGAAGCGTGAGCTGGCCAGGCGTATCACTGAAGCGTTCGTCGAGGTCTATGGTGCCAATGCAGATAGCGTGCAGCTCTTCTTCAATGAGATCGACGGCAAGAACTGGGCCAAGGGTGGCACCATGGGCTGTGACAATGATCGCGATAGCGGTAGCGCTAGCCAAGGATAGCGTTTTGGATGGCTTGCTTGAGCGATCTCGAGGCATGGCTGTGGCTGCGCATGCATAAAATTGGTGTCGTTAATATCAGTCGGTTTTGTAAGTCAGTGTTGCAATTTTTTTCTGATGTTTTTTATGATTTTTATGTCTTGTGTATTCAAATGCAGCGCGTGTAATTACAGGTATTGATGTTGGCCCATATTATCTTGGGATAGCAAGTCGGACATTGACAACCTGCCTATGCGAACTATCGTTCGAGTATGAGGCCCTAGATTGTAAGGGCAGGCGCCAACGGAATTACGCGCCTTGGTTAAAAGTCATGTCAAAACATGGAGGTAACAGCATGGTGGGTTCAGATAATCAGACCGGCACAGGCGCATCATCCTCATCCCATGGCGGCACCATGGGCAGTGAGGAGATCAAGAGAGAAGCCCAAGGGCAGGCGCACGAGTTGAAGGACGAGGCGCGGGACACGGTCGAAGAAGTCGCCGGCGCAGCGCGACAGCAGGCTGAGAACATGTTCAATAGCCAGAAAGAGGCGGCGGTGGAGCAGACCAGCAAGCTTTCCAGCGTGTTTCAGAAGATGGCCGATGAGTTCGACAATCAGGATCAATCCTACTTTTCTGGCTACGCCAGAAACATGGCCAACTGTGTCGATCACGTCTCTCAACAACTTCGTGAAAAGGATATTCAGAGTCTGGTTAATGACGCTCAGCAATACAGTCGTCGTGAACCGGTACTATTCATGGGCGGAGCGATTGCGGCGGGTTTCTTTATATCCCGCTTTCTGCGCAGCTCCGGTAAGCGGAGTGGCACGACTGACAGCAGTTACGATGATGCGCCGCAATACTGAGTCGAGGTGCTAATTCGGCAGAGTTAGAGGCTTCATTGTTAATAGGTTAATTCCCTTCGTTTCTAACAGCCAGGGAGGCTAAATAGCATGGATGCAGATAACCGCTCTACAACGGAAAACTCCTCCATCGGATCACTTCTCTCAAGCCTGACCCGCGAGATGACGTCACTTGTGCGCAAGGAAACGGAACTTGCGAAAGTGGAGATGTCCGAGAAGACTAGCCAGGCCATGGGTGGCATTGCAGCCATCGCGACGGCGGGCGCTGTGCTCTTGTGCGGTTTTCTCGTGCTGCTCGCAGCAGCGGTGTTCGCCCTCGACGAGGCGCTTAATACGCCTTGGCTGTCAGCCCTGATCGTTGGCGGTGTCGTCGCCATCATTGGTTTCATCATGCTTCAGAGCGGACGCAAGAAGCTGCAGAGCCAGAACCTGATGCCAAACAGGACCATGGCCAGCTTGCAGCGCGACAAGGATTTCGCCAAGCAGCATGAAGAAATAGCCAAGGAGGAGCTGAAATGAGCGAGCACCGCGATCAGCGCAAATCGGAAGAGATCGAGAGCGAAATTCATGAGACGCGTGCGCGTCTCGATCATACCCTGCATGAAATCGAGGAGCGCTTCTCTCCTCAGCAGTTGATGAACGCGGGTTACGACTACCTGCGCCATGGCGGTGCCAATGAGTTCATCGCCAACCTTGGCGATGCCATCAAACGCAATCCTGTGCCGTTCATGCTCACTAGCGCTGGGCTGGGCTGGCTGATACTGGCACAGCGCAAACCTACGCACCATGACGATGGCCGCTCAAGAATGCGAACCAATGCGGGATACAATGATGCCAGCAGAGGTTCGCATAATCATGTCAGTGGCGCGTCACCAAGTCCGGGAGTTCCACCCACACACACTACACATGCGTCTTCCACCCACACGCATTCCGACAGCATGACGGGCGCCGGCACCACCACCTATGGGACCGATCCCGCTTCCGTGGGGGCCTCTGCCACCACGTCGCAGGCCACCCCTTCAGTGGGGAGCACGCCGCCTGCCGGGAGCGCCAGTGGCTCGGCATCGGACAAGAGTCGGATGGATGCCGTTAAGAGCAAGGCGCAGCACATCACGGACAGCGTGAAGGGAACAGCACAGCACATGGGGGAGAGTATGCGAGATACCACATCACATATGCGCGATAGCGCATCGCACCTGCGCAATAGCAACCACTCGATGCACGATTCGATGCATGACATATCGCATCGCGCCAAGCACGCGGGTAGCCAGGCGGGAGGCTTCATCCAAGATCATCCCTTCGTTGCGGGTGCTTTGGGCCTTGCCATCGGTGCGGCTCTAGGTGGCATGTTCCCGGCGACGCGGGTCGAGAACAAGTATCTGGGCGAGTATCGCGACCGGGCAATGCACAAGGCGTCGGAAGCGGGTCATGAACAGGCGGAAAAGGCACAAGCCGCCGCCCAGGAGAAGGTCGGCGAGGCCCGCGAGAAAATCGAAGAGGCTCGTGACAAGATTCATGACAAGGCCGAGGAGGCCCAGTCCGGACAGTCGGATGTGCCATCCGCCAAATCCGGCTCCACCTCGACAGGGGCCACGGCGCCGGTCACCAAGGAGGAGACCACGCCTGGCGGTGCTTCGCATGGCGAAGCGATGACGGCACCCTCGTCTGCGGCCAGTGCTAAGGTAGGTACCGGCGGGGCTGGCTCCAAGGGTGACGATGCCATCAAGAGCGGCAGCCGCTCGACGCGGGATACCTGATCCTCGTTAACGGAAGGCAGTCGTTGGCTTGAGCTTCTGGCGTGACGCAAGGAGTCTCATGTGACCAAGGCCGGTCGGGGTTGGCAAGGCGCCACTCCCCGATCGGCCTTCTCGTTGGTGCCTATGACCCCTCGCGGCGCTTGATCTGGTCGCGCAGTTGCGGTGGAACCTGTTTGATGATCAGGCGATCATGCTGTGAATCGTACTCGATGCCTGAACCCAGCAGGTGAGAGTCGAAGCTGATCGATACGCCAGCAGAGCGGCCCGTGAAGCGCCGGAACTGGTTGAGCGTGCGTCGGTCGGCGGGAATCTCCGGCGAAAGGCCGTAGTCCTGCTGACGGATGTAATCGTAGAAAGCTTTTGGCTGCTGTTCGTCGACCAATTCCGAGAGCTCGTCCAAGGTGATCGGCTCGCCACGTCGAGCCTGGTTACTGGCGTAGTCGATCAGTGTGTCGGTCTTCTCACGGCTCTGCTCCTCGGAGAGATCCTCGCTCTCCACGTAATCGCTGAAGGCCTTGAGCAGGGTGCGCGTCTCGCCACTGGAGTCTACCCCCTCCTCGCAGCCCAGCAGTTCGCGGAAGTCGTCGGCGAGTTTTTTGCCGCCGCGATCCTTGATGAAGGAAATGTACTGCTGCGATTTCCCGCCTCTCCACTGGTTCAGGTCGATGCGCGCTGCCAGCATCAACTGGCTGAGGTTGAGCTGCTGTACCGCGGCTACCTTGAGAGAGGCATCGATACCGAAGCCTTGGCGGTGATGCAGCAGGGAGAAGCTCAGGTACTGGGTATCGCCCTGCTGGTAGTGAACGAACAGTACCGGGCCACCCACCGGCAGGTGTACGTCGATGAGTGCCTTGAGCTTCTCCACCACTTCCAGGGTAAAGGTCGTAAAGTCGCCTTCATCGTCGAGGTAACGCGCGAGTGCCATCTCGAATGCGCGACTCCCCGTCGCATGGCTGAAGTGGCCCCACGTCTTGGGCTTGGCATGAAAACTGTCATTGAAGCTTGCCAGCAGATCCGCCATGGACGGTGTTGCGTCATGCGCCTGGCCGGCCCGTTGTAGCGTGGCGGGACGATCGGGGGTGGGCTTGTCGATCTGATGGACGATGCTGTTGAGTATCGGCATGAAGGCATCTTGGCAGGAGAGGTAGGCATGATGATAACGTGCCCGAGTGGCAGGAAACCATGCGTGCAATCCGCACACGGGCATACCACGGCGGTCTCTGCTATTCTGCTGCCTTTGCACCCTTGTATATGGCCTTTATCTCCTCGGCTGCGCTCCCCTTCGACCTCCCGCTCGCTTCACGCCTTGATTTCGTTACAGGACCCCCAACGTGTCTGATTCCGTGCCCGACTCCAGTGATATCCACGATGGCGATTTCGCTTCCCTGCCGCTGATGCCGGAGCTGCTTGCCAACCTGAAGTCGCTTGGCTATCACGCCATGACGCCGATTCAGCAAAAGAGCCTGCCGGCGATGCTGGCCGGACGTGACGTCATCGCCCAGGCCAAGACTGGCTCGGGCAAGACGGCGGCATTCGGCCTGAGCCTGCTCTCGCGAGTCGAGGTGACGCGCTTTCGCGTGCAGGCGCTGGTGCTGTGTCCGACCCGTGAGCTGGCCGACCAAGTGGCCGGCGAGGTGAGACGGCTGGCGCGCGGCCTGTCCAACGTCAAGGTACTGACGCTGTGCGGTGGTGCGCCGCTCGGGCCGCAGCTCAACTCGCTTGAGCACGGTGCGCATGTGATCGTCGGCACCCCTGGGCGCGTGGAGGAGCACTTGCGCAAGGGCTCGCTGGCACTTGATGAGCTCACCACCCTGGTGCTGGATGAAGCCGACCGCATGCTCGACATGGGCTTTCAGGCTTCGCTGGAGGCGATCGTCGGTCAGACACCCGCCAGCCGACAAACTCTGCTGTTCAGTGCCACTTATGGTGACAGCATTCGGCCCGTCGCCGAGCGGCTGATGCGCGATCCGGTCACGGTGGCAGTGATCGCCACGCATGATCAGATGAGCATTCGTCAGCACATCTACCGGGTCGCCGATGAGGTGTCGCGTTTCGAGGCGCTGCGCCGGTTGCTACTGCACTTCCGTCCCGAGTCATGCGTGGTGTTTTGCAATACCAAGCGTGAGACGCAGGAACTGGTCGACGCCTTGCGTGAGCAGGGCTTCAGCGCCCTGGCCTTGAATGGCGACCTGGAGCAGCGCGATCGCGACCGCACCCTGGTACTGTTCGCCAATGGCAGTATCTCCCTCCTGGTGGCTACCGACGTGGCGGCGCGCGGTCTGGATATCGAAGCGCTGGACATGGTGATCAACTACCAGATCGCCCGTGAGCTCGAGGTGCATGTGCACCGTATCGGGCGTACCGGTCGGGCCGGCAGCAGCGGCGTGGCCTGCACCCTGGTCAGCGACAAGGAGCACTACCGCCTGGAGCGTCTCGCCGAGTTCCTTGACCAGCCGCTCGAGGCCGAGCCGTTACCGGCGTTGCGAGGCGAGCCGGAGCCGCTGATACCGCGCATGGCCACTCTGCAGCTCGATGGCGGCAAGAAGCAGAAGGTGCGGCCGGGGGACATCCTCGGTGCGTTGACCGGTGAGGCGGGCATCAACGGCGACCAGGTGGGCAAGATCAAGGTGCTGGAGCGCAGTGCCTATGTTGCGGTTCGTCGCGACGTGGTCAACGTCGCACTGGAGAAGTTGAGTTCGGGCAAGATGAAAGGGCGCTCTTTCCGCGCCCGTCGGGTCAATTGTTAACTCCCGGGCTCATTCAGGAGCTATTCTCTACCCACAGGATCCATCCTCGAGGATTAACAACAAGGGGCCTATGAAAGTACCCAAGCGATTACAGCCGCTGGTCGACGATGGCATGATCGATGAGGTCGTCAATCAGCTGATGAGCGGTAAGGAAGCCCAGGTATACGTCGTTCGCTGCGGCGATGAGCTGCGCTGTGCCAAGGTATTCAAGGAGGCCAAGCAGCGCAGCTTCAAGCAGGCGGTGCAGTACCAGGAGGGGCGCAAGGTGCGTAACACCCGCCGCGCCCGGGCGATGGCCAAGAAGACCCGATACGGGCAGAAGGAACAGGAGCAGGATTGGTTGAACGCCGAGGTGGACGCCCTTTACCGGTTGGCGTCGGCGGGAGTGCGTGTGCCCAAGCCCTACGGCTTCGTCGATGGTGTGCTGCTGATGGAGATGATCGACGACGGCGAAGGCTATGCCGCGCCGCGCCTCGACGACGTGACGCTCACCCCGGAGCAGGCCAGGCAGTATCACGCCAAGATCATCGCCGACGTGGTGCGCATGTTGAGCGCCGGGCTGATCCATGGCGATCTCTCCGAATTCAACGTGCTGCTGGCGCCGGACGGGCCGGTAATCATTGACCTGCCCCAGGCGGTGAATGCGGCGGGTAACAACAGTGCGGCGATGATGCTCGAACGCGACGTCAACAACATGCGCGACTACTTCGGGCGCTTCGCTCCTGAGCTGCTGACGACCGAATTTGGCAAGGAGCTCTGGGCCCTGTTCGAATCGGGCGAGCTACACCCGGAGAGCCAGCTGACCGGTCGTTTCGTTCACGATACCCGTCTCGTCGATGTCGGTGATCTGATGGCGGTGATCGAAGATGTTCAGGAGGAGGAAGCCGAGCGCCGTGAGCGAGCCCGCGACGACGGAGACGACGATTGAGAGGACGCTAGGGCAACCGGCGCATGACGAGGAGAGAGCATGAAACTGCAGAACGCGACCTGGCAGGAGGTGGAAACCTACCTGCAGCGCGCCAGGGGTATCATCGTGCCGATCGGCTCTACCGAGCAGCATGGCCCTAACGGGCTGATGGGTACCGATGCGATCTGCCCCGAGGCAATCGCCTGGGCGCTGGGAGAGCGGCATGACGTGCTGGTGGCCCCGACCCAGAACATCGGCGTGGCGCAGCATCACCTCGCCTTTCCCGGCACCCTGACACTGCGGCCAAGCACGCTGATCGCCGTGCTGCGCGATACTGTTGCCTCGCTTGCTCGGCACGGCTTCACCCATGTGTTCTTCATCAATGGACACGGTGGCAATATCGCCACCATCAGTGCGGCCTTTGCCGAGATCCACAGCGAGCAGAGCTTCGGGGCTTCACGTGGCGTCGAACTCAACCTGGCGCTATTCAACTGGTTCGCCGGACGGCGCGGGCGTGAATTGGCCAAGTCGCTATATGGTGATGCCGAAGGCAGTCATGCCACGGCTTCGGAGATCGCGCTCTCCTGGTACGCGCGCCCTGAAGCGGTCAAGCAGGTCGCCATGTCACCCAAGATCGCGCCCAAGGGCAGCGCCATGTGCACTGCCGACGAGTTTCGGCGGCGCTTTCCGGATGGCCGCATGGGCTCCGACCCGTCGCTTGCCACTGTCGAACATGGCCAACGTTTCCTGGAGGCGGGGGTGGAGGATGCCTGGGAGGCGTACCAGGCCTTCATCGACGGCTGATCCAGGTAAGTGAGCATTGACTGGGGCGCCTTTCCGGCGCCCCGATTCATGATTTCGCGTTGTGGTCGGGCTTGCCCTTGCGTTTGGAGGAGGCCATCTCCTCGAGCTCCTTCTCGCTCATCGATTCATACATCGATTTAGACGCGCCCTCGAGCTCGTTGACCTTCTTGTCGCCGCGCTTGGCCGAAAGCGCCGCGCCGGCGGCCATTTGCTGAGATTTAGACTTTGCTGGCATGGGTTGCCCTCCTGTTGGCCTGAATCCACTGGTTTGCCACGATTCACTATAGTAGGCGTAGTGGTGGCTATCCAAATGGCACGGGAAGTAAACGCTCGCTTACGTTCGAGAAATGGTCGCCGAAACCGCTGACGAGGTGTGCTCATGTGGCGTTTCCTGTTTGGGCTGGTCGCGATCTACGCCCTGGTCGTGGGGCTGGCGTGGGCGTTCCAGGACCGGTTACTCTACGTGCCGCTAGGGCGTGAGCATGTCGCCACACCAGCGGAGATCGGCCTTGCCTGGGAGTCGGTGGCACTCGAAACCGAGGATGGCCTGATGCTCGACGCCTGGTGGGTGCCGGCAGCGGAGCCTCGCGGTACCCTGCTGTTCTTGCACGGCAATGCCGGCAATATCTCGCATCGCCTGGCATCACTTGCCCACTTCAACCGCCTGGGCCTGTCGGTGCTGATACTCGACTACCGTGGCTATGGCCGTAGCGAGGGCAGGCCTTCCGAAGCGGGTATTGCCCGCGATGCGCGGGCCGGCTGGCGGTGGCTTCGCGAGGAGAGGGGCCTGCCGGCAAGCGAGATCGTGCTCTTCGGCCGTTCGCTGGGCTCGGCTGTCGCCGCGGAGCTCGCCCACCGGAAGCGAGGTGATGACCTGCCTGCCGGGGTGATCCTCGAATCCCCGTTCCGCTCGGTGCCGCACCTCGCGCAGCAACTCTACCCGTTTCTGCCCGTCCGCTGGCTGTCGCGCTTCGACTACCCTACCCAGGAGTACGTAAAGCAGATCGCCTCACCGCTGCTGGTGATCCATAGCCGCGAAGACGAGATCATTCCCTTCAGCGAAGGTGAGGCGGTGTTCGAGGCGGCAAGCGAGCCCAAGCAGATGCTGGTGATCGGGGGTGGCCACAATACCGGCTTCATCGACAGCGAGGTGGAGTATCTGCAGGGGATAGAACACTTTCTCACGCGCATCGTCAGCCTGGAGCGGCCCTGACCGGGGCCGATGACTCAACACAAGGATCCTTTATGTTCCGTTACTTCGAACGGCTGGTCGACCCGTTTCCCATCGACGAGCCGAGCGAGCCGCCGCGTGGTCTGGTGGCCTTCTTGTATCACTATTCGCGTCCGGTGCTGCCCTGGCTTGTATTGATGGCGCTGGTCACGGCGCTGCTCTCGATCACCGAAGTGGTCATCCTGAGCTTTCTCGGCTCGCTGGTGGATTGGCTGGCCGCTGCGGATCGCGAGACATTCTTCAGCGAGCATGGCAGCACCCTGTTGGCGATGGGGGCGCTCGTGGTGATCGGCTTCCCGCTGGCGGTACTGGCACAGTCGCTGCTCACGCATCAGACGGTCTTCGGCAACTATCCGATGATCGCCCGCTGGCTGACGCACCGCTACATCCTGCGCCAGAGCATGATCTTCTTCCAGGACGAGTTCGCCGGGCGGGTATCGCAGAAGGTGATGCAGACGGCGCTGGCGATCCGCGAGACGGTGGTCAAGCTGATGGATGTGTTCGTCTACGTGGTGGTCTACTTCAGCGGGGCGATGTTCCTGGTCGGGCGCGCCGAGCCATGGCTGATGCTGCCGCTGGTGCTGTGGCTCGGCATCTATATCGCCATCATGTGCTACTTCGTGCCGCGCCTGCGGCGCATCTCGATGGCTCAGGCCGATGCCCGGGCGCAGATGACCGGCCGCGTGGTCGATAGCTACACCAATATCCAGACCATCAAGCTGTTTGCCCATACGCTGCGCGAGCAGGACTACGCCCGCGAGGCGATGAGCGGTTTCATGAACACCGTCTACCGCCAGATGCGCCTGGTGACGGTGCTCACGGTCTGTCTGCAGACCAGCAATGCGCTGTTGCTTGCGAGTATCGCCGGGATCGCGATCTTTGCCTGGCAGCAGGCGGCGATCGGGCTTGGCGCCATCGCCGTGGCGATCGCCCTGGTGCTGCGGCTGCGCTCGATGTCCGACTGGATCCTGTGGGAGGTGGCGGGGCTGTTCGAGAACATCGGCACCGTGCAGGACGGTATCAATACCATCGCCCAGCCGCCCGCCGTGCGTGACCGCGATGATGCCAAGGAGCTTGCCGTGACCCACGGCGAGATCCGTTTCGATCAGGTGCGCTTCGGTTATGGTGGCGAGACGCCGGTGGTCGAGCATCTCGATCTGACGATTCGCCCAGGCGAGAAGATCGG
This DNA window, taken from Halomonas sp. TA22, encodes the following:
- the yejK gene encoding nucleoid-associated protein YejK; translated protein: MPILNSIVHQIDKPTPDRPATLQRAGQAHDATPSMADLLASFNDSFHAKPKTWGHFSHATGSRAFEMALARYLDDEGDFTTFTLEVVEKLKALIDVHLPVGGPVLFVHYQQGDTQYLSFSLLHHRQGFGIDASLKVAAVQQLNLSQLMLAARIDLNQWRGGKSQQYISFIKDRGGKKLADDFRELLGCEEGVDSSGETRTLLKAFSDYVESEDLSEEQSREKTDTLIDYASNQARRGEPITLDELSELVDEQQPKAFYDYIRQQDYGLSPEIPADRRTLNQFRRFTGRSAGVSISFDSHLLGSGIEYDSQHDRLIIKQVPPQLRDQIKRREGS
- a CDS encoding creatininase family protein, yielding MKLQNATWQEVETYLQRARGIIVPIGSTEQHGPNGLMGTDAICPEAIAWALGERHDVLVAPTQNIGVAQHHLAFPGTLTLRPSTLIAVLRDTVASLARHGFTHVFFINGHGGNIATISAAFAEIHSEQSFGASRGVELNLALFNWFAGRRGRELAKSLYGDAEGSHATASEIALSWYARPEAVKQVAMSPKIAPKGSAMCTADEFRRRFPDGRMGSDPSLATVEHGQRFLEAGVEDAWEAYQAFIDG
- a CDS encoding DUF3008 family protein produces the protein MPAKSKSQQMAAGAALSAKRGDKKVNELEGASKSMYESMSEKELEEMASSKRKGKPDHNAKS
- the dbpA gene encoding ATP-dependent RNA helicase DbpA, which gives rise to MHDGDFASLPLMPELLANLKSLGYHAMTPIQQKSLPAMLAGRDVIAQAKTGSGKTAAFGLSLLSRVEVTRFRVQALVLCPTRELADQVAGEVRRLARGLSNVKVLTLCGGAPLGPQLNSLEHGAHVIVGTPGRVEEHLRKGSLALDELTTLVLDEADRMLDMGFQASLEAIVGQTPASRQTLLFSATYGDSIRPVAERLMRDPVTVAVIATHDQMSIRQHIYRVADEVSRFEALRRLLLHFRPESCVVFCNTKRETQELVDALREQGFSALALNGDLEQRDRDRTLVLFANGSISLLVATDVAARGLDIEALDMVINYQIARELEVHVHRIGRTGRAGSSGVACTLVSDKEHYRLERLAEFLDQPLEAEPLPALRGEPEPLIPRMATLQLDGGKKQKVRPGDILGALTGEAGINGDQVGKIKVLERSAYVAVRRDVVNVALEKLSSGKMKGRSFRARRVNC
- a CDS encoding alpha/beta hydrolase; translation: MWRFLFGLVAIYALVVGLAWAFQDRLLYVPLGREHVATPAEIGLAWESVALETEDGLMLDAWWVPAAEPRGTLLFLHGNAGNISHRLASLAHFNRLGLSVLILDYRGYGRSEGRPSEAGIARDARAGWRWLREERGLPASEIVLFGRSLGSAVAAELAHRKRGDDLPAGVILESPFRSVPHLAQQLYPFLPVRWLSRFDYPTQEYVKQIASPLLVIHSREDEIIPFSEGEAVFEAASEPKQMLVIGGGHNTGFIDSEVEYLQGIEHFLTRIVSLERP
- a CDS encoding PA4780 family RIO1-like protein kinase; translation: MKVPKRLQPLVDDGMIDEVVNQLMSGKEAQVYVVRCGDELRCAKVFKEAKQRSFKQAVQYQEGRKVRNTRRARAMAKKTRYGQKEQEQDWLNAEVDALYRLASAGVRVPKPYGFVDGVLLMEMIDDGEGYAAPRLDDVTLTPEQARQYHAKIIADVVRMLSAGLIHGDLSEFNVLLAPDGPVIIDLPQAVNAAGNNSAAMMLERDVNNMRDYFGRFAPELLTTEFGKELWALFESGELHPESQLTGRFVHDTRLVDVGDLMAVIEDVQEEEAERRERARDDGDDD